One genomic segment of Burkholderia pyrrocinia includes these proteins:
- a CDS encoding head decoration protein: MTYVSIPPLNEQWHAGGFLVSQGEGRRSMNRVTITGGAKLYPGTVLGQQTIGGNPIGTAAALGTNTGNGTIGAITIATGTSPGVFTVEFDDATHFVVSSPAGAEIGHGVAGTPFSAGGISFTITAGGTAFAPADSFTLTVATSSPSMKYVPVTSTATDGSQIAVAILYGIADASEGDVNAAVVARDAEFNASELLWDPSMNPVNQATALNQLAKQGLIRR; this comes from the coding sequence TTGACTTACGTTTCAATTCCCCCGCTCAATGAGCAATGGCACGCTGGCGGCTTCCTCGTCTCCCAAGGCGAAGGGCGCCGCTCAATGAATCGAGTGACCATCACAGGCGGCGCAAAGCTCTATCCGGGCACCGTGCTCGGACAGCAGACGATCGGCGGCAATCCCATCGGTACCGCCGCGGCGCTCGGCACGAACACCGGTAACGGAACGATCGGCGCAATCACTATCGCGACGGGCACTTCGCCGGGCGTGTTCACCGTCGAGTTCGACGACGCTACTCACTTCGTTGTGTCCTCGCCGGCTGGCGCCGAGATCGGCCACGGAGTCGCGGGCACCCCGTTCAGCGCTGGTGGAATCAGCTTCACGATCACCGCAGGCGGAACGGCATTCGCGCCGGCCGACAGCTTCACCCTGACCGTCGCGACATCGTCACCATCCATGAAGTATGTCCCTGTCACATCGACCGCAACAGATGGCTCGCAGATCGCCGTCGCCATTCTCTACGGGATCGCTGACGCATCCGAAGGTGACGTGAATGCTGCAGTTGTGGCTCGGGACGCCGAATTTAATGCCTCGGAACTTCTCTGGGATCCCTCAATGAATCCCGTAAACCAGGCAACAGCCCTCAACCAACTCGCGAAGCAAGGCCTGATTAGGCGGTAA